In Nymphalis io chromosome 30, ilAglIoxx1.1, whole genome shotgun sequence, the genomic stretch ggccgccgtcgttgaaatcggtctggaggacattattattattaatactattgataacagcaatccatagaaattcattcgatagtaacgatttaataaaacttcattaataatagtgttgttactgggcctacgatattacttatcttgaggaagcaataatataataataataataataataataataatattggacattattcacacgcggtcatctgatcccaaattaagcagagcttgtgttatggaaaccagacaactgatataatacatatactacttttcttttgtaaatacatacttatatagataattacacccagactcaggacaaacagacatgttcatgcacacaaatgtctgtcctgggtgggaatcgaacccacgacctttggcatgaaaggcaagtatctagcaagggtggttggcgtagctatagacaatactattaccattaccaatagtatggaactcgttttaaggtcatacataagagttcacccagaaacacttcgggttaaataaaggcttgtgaagctactcactcctcatcctttttgatttccttgtCTACATtatctatggtgtccagtatcgacttttgcggcgcgacgcagttccttgccatattctcgtcagttattaacagcggtttctgtaataataccaatatatatcatgcattaacatgtctgttttacctgagtctgtgtgtaattgtctatacaatagtatatcagttgtctggttgccatagtacaagctctgcttagtttcggatcagatatatatatatatatatatatatatatagttgaacgcaaatcacggTAGTGttggccggcagggtggccgtgttcccggtgagctgcgcgcgcggcgccggcctcaacgcgctgcacgcgtgcctgctggcgctggcgccgcgccgTGACCTGCAGCGctccgaggacgtgagtgaaccatatgttgcgcagttgactagtatcctttttattaaattataaatgttataatttatgtcactttacaggaggcgtgcgagtttcaaatagacgaaattttccacgtaggggactcgacggggcccgtcgtggggggactgctcgcgcgagggcgactctacgagggcgacgaacttgtcataggtgcgttgcgttctgttagttgtgagatgaatagagcgacgtacatttaacacccccccccctgcagaacctctggagtccggcgagttctcggagatatccgtgctcacgatataccgcaaccgggtcccgtgcggcagcgtgcgcgcgggacagtcggcgtcgctgggcctgggtcgcttcccgccgggactgcggcagggcatggtgctgctagcgcggccggggggctacgccgcgggacacgagcggcccaccttcggaggctgtccgcgcgggacttgcagaggacgacaggtgggtcgctaattcaaaccttattactaaataaaaacttacatgtatttaagacagaatatatatacgcggccagtagtgctattctagaatcttagattcatcactctccgttgaaatgttgacatgatgatgatgagtgagagaatgttcttacagagtagccatactggttgtagctttatatttaaaattatattatacaaacgatttaaaaaggcttttttgaataacgtttctaccgccatggcaatacttagtactattgtgtgctagtttgaaagatgagttagacagtgtaactataggcacaagagacgtaatatcttaatccccaaggttgatggcgcattacgatgttaggagtggttaatagactgtgacaaagtctatgggaagtgacgaccacttaccataaggtggtcatttgccagcgtacctatacgaaattaaaaaagtgatatatttttttttttcaaaattcattgttacagatatcagaactagtccactcgtcgcaagcttccgagaagaatcgaaagaacgcaaggagacagaacaagaatatcctccaggacatcgccaacgtgaagaccagcctcacgaagacatcggacacgaagtgcacgaacgtgtacgtgtcggacgacgggagcaagtacagcgacgcgcacgtgtcgagcgacacgcaggacaagtgcgtgtgtgacgacctggtgttcctcgaagacccaaacgaccctagatgctgtatatactttcaggtgagcagaaaactctactcgtttttaaaagattagcaaaccttagatatgcgattccacgcgattcgctaccagctctgctgtattgtacaccacaaacacttctcgatcaatatatctctatatataacacgacactgttacacttaactacttatatacactttagttttacttacaaagttccgataacaacttcacagataaccaaaacggtaaatttttcgcgaatccatagtcaataccacagaatattaagatttcgaccaaatttcaaggtccaagttgcttatatactctacttgctattggaatcgactatagacttgtatatgtttgcacagcacattgtgtgtgtgtttttttttatccgtaacagcacgtgaatgtcctactgctgggctaaaggcctcctctcccttttttgaggagaaggtttggagtttattccaccacgctgctccagtgcggtttggtaaatacacatgtggcagaatttcagtgaaattagacacatgcaggtttcctcacgatgttttccttcatcgtaaagtacgagatgaattataatcacaaattaagtacatgaaaattcagtggtgcctgaaccatcttggctgttttttttatatgctagcaatattagcacagactgtgcaatataatatgtaatgcggtcatgaattaaatttgattgaatgtaacaggcatccgtgcatgtcctgagacattccacggccatctacccagggttccagtactctgtgcatgtcgggaacgtgcgttagacggccattatcgaggtaacgaatacatacatcaaactcactttgcggaatggaattaaatagtttaattttggtataatttgtggtgttgcgtaaaatacttaagtatgataatgatatttatttttttatgttatattcctgttcagcggtagaatatctgatgagtgggtggtacctacccaggcgggtttgcacaatgtccttaccaccagttaccacacacacttataatatattctgccgccaaacagcaatagcattattgttggtgagtaaaacagtgtaactacaggcacaagggacaaaaaaaacgacaaacgatgatggtatttttatgttacataaaaacagtgttgccaacctcttagaagcatcctcctgacggatgaattgaaacaaatacaaaatacatttataatatgatgttaaaaaaaagcaaatcaagtactgcaagtagcattagtaaacttgaaatatactcaattaaatgaagctgaagagttaatccccggagagaatttctttaaaaaaatgttcctcctaaaaaatgtctgacctgaaaatatcctatttgatttcatctgacatagccctatttaggggaaaaacccccaagttggcaacactgtataaaaaaaaagtggaccatccatataaactttcatatatttaacactagcggacaaatttttaataaaccatcatatgtgatcgagcaaattttcactcataactcattgttattcagtcagttaattaatcagtgtcagagtttttagtacgtatataacatacatgcaaaacgtctatgcttatgtataaataatattgcaatatataaaggcttatatatatatatatatatatatatatatatatgaaaatataatatggaactaatggcttcttatgtatgtacacacatacatccaatttctagttaatattaaataattatatgactagatttatggaataacgtacatacacaatggattgttggtgttggtggcacattgacaatataaatgatggttaatatttcttaaaacgccaatgacgcggtggagaattaccaccaaaatttcatttgaaattaaaaaagagaaacagaaatcgcaacagtaaaaggttatgtctttatatttgaaaatatgtacattcaaaaacattaatttaataaacttgagcgtctccaaaatctttgcatccgattcatatttggtcttcgtaaatatgatcacgtttctgaatttcgtaaaaagctcaagtggctcccaatccggcttcgcaggaatactcacatccttcaacttctgtactgtattctgttcaatccgtcttctccttcatatctaaaagaacgttttcaatttcttagttcttcacatagccataatcttcgttctgaagagaatttgattttaaaaataccacctcatacaacatctttttatagtgactcatttacagtccattcaattcgtctttggaactctcttccactagaagcaagacgtgcaccaactataacttcttttaaaaaaatgataaaagagcactatcttgcttcatgaagaaatactgcaattaaatattttatttattatgtaagtatctatagtatgtaaatgtatatatttataatgtgtatgtatattatattattatataattatatatttatggaatatttatttatgtatcgtatatatacatatatatattgtatctattttttttttttttatgtattaaataattgcacacccctaccatcctatctctctcctctaccaaaggttgcctggaagagatcgctgttttagcgataaggccgcctattgtacatttttcttttctttgttttgttttactcctattatttttgtctatattggtgtgcaataaagagtatataaataaaataaattcttagttataccaagtttgcctatctacccttccgtgacgccacggtgacacgactatgataatattatcgtatgttaaattgttataataataacttatttagaagttagttgacttaaaatttcaaataaactgagatttaaattaaatattcttatttaaaatcaaaatagcactgtGGGACCTACATTACCTACCACACGCAGTGTCCATACAAAACATCAAGCATATGACCGTCGCGAGCCGAAGGCGCGCGGTTACTAAAACGTAGGAGCACATACGCCGAGTTTTGTATGGACACAGATAGGCGCGTATTTATATTGTGCCCCCCGCGGCGACGGTGCGCCCCTCACCTCTCGTACaattcgtaagaaataattattgttcttacatactcactcgctattggtagaaaagccaatgttttgatttgtacataattttcttaaagaattttattcttgttatagcCCTTCCGATTGGTAAAccggtaattaaattgtaactcacattataatccaatttcattggttataatgtgaaactttttattggagacgaatttctgtaaatattgtttattggttattaataattttcatttttgtatatatatctgtgtaaatttcaaattaaaatcattccACCTGAAGCATCAACAAGTTTATTACGATACTCAAGAAACCTCCGAAATAGTTAGGGAAGCAAGAGCCCCTACAGTGGTGACCTACCGACATTGAGAAAATGGATCAAGATACTGCTGCTCAAGACCCCAAACCTCTGGCCGAGGTAGACCTGGCAGCCATCTCCGTACAGTCACGGATACTACCATTCTGGAGGGACCTTCCACGAGCCTGGTTCATACAATTTGAAGCTGTCGTCGACCCCTTGAAGACGTCCGATGATCAGAAGTTCCGTTACGTCCTGCAACAGCTGCAAGCCACGGACCTGCAACACGTCACCGACATTCTATACGACACGCCGGCTACTGATTAATACATCACATTGAAGAACCGACTACTCGCCGTATATGAAAAATCAGACGTAAAGAACTTCCAGAAGCTCGTCAGCGGTCTACAGCTGGGTGACCAGAAACCCTCTCAATTACTTCGCAAGATGCGAGAACTAAGCGCCGGTATGATTACGAACGAAGGGCTCCGTATCGAGTGGCTTAACCATTTACCTACTCAGATACGCGTTGTTCTATCCGTAAATACCGAGTCATCACTCGACACACTCGCCGCCATGGCCGACAAGATGGCGGAATACTCCGAGCCCGCGATGATCGCCGCTGTATCGACCGCAACAACAACTACGAACGACGCCGTATCAACACAAATAGCAATGTTATCGAAGCAGCTAGAAAAATTGTCGCTAGAAATCAACGAAATACGCGGCCGCTCCACACATCGTCAATACCGTGGCTATCGCTCCCAGTCAAGGCCACGATCCAATTCAAACTCAACAAGAAACAAATCATCTGTGAAGCCCGGCGATGCCACGTGGGAATGTAAATACCATTACCGATTCGGCGATAAAGCGAAGCGTTGCGAATCGCCGTGTTGCCGAAGAAACAAAGCTTTAAACTAGCTCCGACATCGACTACGGCGGACCTCGATGTCCCTACTGCCAGCAACCGCCTATGTATCTACGATCGCAACACTCGAGAACGTTTCCTCGTGGATACCGGCGCCGATATATCCGTATTATCAGCATCAAATTATAGAAGCAATACAAAAATCGAAAACGCCTGCAGATTATTTGCCGCAAACAACACACCTATCAAGACGTATGGCGAAAAAACGTTAAGATTGGATTTTGGTTTACGACGAAACTTTCTATGGACATTCATCATCATCGCAAGGTACATATAATGGTACAGGTAATCGGCACAAACCAAGCCTATTACCACGTACTGAAGCAATATCCAGATGTACTTCGACCCATGTCACTCAAACAACCTTCGAAGCATAACGTCGTCCACCATATCGAGACAACTGGCCCGCCACTCTACGCCCGTCCGCGTCCGCTTCCACCGGATTAGTATAAAGCTGCAAAGACTGAGTTCGAGAATATGCTGGAAATGGGCATCTGCAAACCGTCAAACAGTCCCTGGGCGAGCCCGCTACACGTTGTGAAGAAGAAGGACGGCGGATTACGAGTTTGCGGTGACTACAGACGTCTAAATGCGATCACACTACCCGACCGCTATCCGATACCTTGCATACAAGACTTCACATATCAACTTCATAACAAGACAATATTCTCGAAGATCGACTTAAAAATGGCTTACTACTGGATACCAATTGCTGAGGAAGACGCACAGAAAACCGCGATTATAACTCCATTCGGTTTGTTTGAATTCAACTGCATGACCTTTGGACTACGTAACGCGAGCCAGACATTCCAGCGATTTATGCACGAAGTACTCCGAGGCGTCGAAAACTGCTTCTGTTTCGTCGATGACATCTTATTATATTCCGAAAACGAAGAAAAACACATTGAATTATTACATCAAGTATTACAGTGATTAGAAAAATTTGGCGTCACactgaaaatagaaaaatgcgAATTCggaaaaagcaaaattaattttctcgGTTACGAAGTCTCAGCGGACGGAATCAAACCGACTGAAGATCGCATCGAAGCCATTTCAAAATATCCGAAACCGAAAACCATCGTCGAGTTACGTCGCTTCCTAGGCATGTTGAATTTCTATCGAGACTGCCTACCACATCAAGCCGAACTTCAACACGAACTCAACAAATATTTGCACAACCGTAAGAAAAACGACAAAACCCCGATCGAGTGGACACCGGAAGCCGACGTAGCCTTTGAAAATTGCCGTCAAAGCATTTTAAAAGCTTCAACTTTGACTCATCCGCTACCCGGTACACAACTCAGCATCATGACTGACGCTTCAGATCACAGTCTCGGCGCCATACTACAACAGAAAGTAAACAACGAATGGAAACCGCTCGCATACTTCTCAAAAGCAATGAGTGCTACACAACGCCGCTACAGTGTATACGATCGCGAATTACTAGCGATCTATACAGCTGTAAAACACTTCCGACGACTCATCGAGGGATGCGAAGTGACTGTGTACACCGATCACAAGCCACTTGCCTACGCACTACATCGCCAAGCAAATAGTACCGACACTCCGAGAAGAGAACGACAATTACATTTCATTAGTCAATTCTGCTCAAATATCAAACACATACAAGGGGAAGAAAACACAGTCGCCGACGCTCTCTCACGCATAGAAGACATTCAATGCCCGACGATCATCGATTTCAATCAATTAGCCATCGATCAACATAACGACGAAGAACTAAAATCATTACGAAGACAACCTAACTTGAAATTCGCCGACGTCGCGATGCCTGGGATACAGCAGCCAATTACATGCGAGCTGTCTACCGCGACGCCGCGACCGTACCTACCGAGCATTTATCGCTACGCAGCATTCAAAGCGCAACACGATCTATGCCACCCGAGCGTGCGGACATCAAGAAAACAAATAAGTTCGAAATACTTTTGGCCGAACATGAACACAGACATCGGTACATGGACTAAGGCGTGTATTAATTGTCAACGAGCAAAAATACATCGACACGTCGTCACACCCTTAGGCGAGTTCCCGCCGTCACAGCGCTTCGAACATATACACATCGACATAGTCGGACCGCTAAGACCGTCGAAGGATTGTCGATATCTAGTGACTATGATCGATCGCTGTACGAAGTGGCCCGAAGCAGTACCGATACAAGATATAACAGCTGAAAACGTCGCAGAAGACTTATACGAACAATGGATCGCACGTTTCGGTTGCCCGCTGCGTATATCAACGGATCAAGGACGTCAGTTCGAATCCGAGCTATTCAATTCTCTCATGAAAAGATTCGGAATTACAAGAATTCGAACTACTGCATACCACCCGCAATCGAATGGCCAAATTGGGCGATGGCACCGAACCCTGAAAGCTGCACTGATAGCGCGCGAAGCTACAATTCAATGGACGGACGAGTTACCCACCGTGCTACTCGGTTTACGCACGGCGTTACGCAGCGATAACAACTTTAGTCCGGCAATTATGACCTACGGTACTACTCTGCGCATACCCGCGGATTTCTTCGTACCTACACAGTCGAAGATTGACGACGCCGAGTATGTACGCCGCCTCATCGAGACCATGGCAACGCTACAACCAACGCCGCGCTCGCACACGCCGCAAAACAAACCATTTGTTTATAAAGACCTAGCGACGTGTACGCATGTATTCGTGCGCAACGATACAGTTCGAGCTCCACTAACTCCGCCGTACGATGGGCCTTACGAAGTTTTGAAACGCTACGACAAGTACTTCCAGATACAACTGCCAACACGCACGACAGTTGTCACATTGGACCGACTCAAGCCAGCATATACATACAACGAGTCGCCATCGTCTGAGGACCCACCGGTCAGCAGCAGATACCAGGACAACTCTCCGACCTACACGACGAGATCTGGAAGAAAAGTCAAGCCATCCGTACGATTTTCTTGAGGGGGAGTGATGTGGGACCTACATTACCTACCACACGCAGCGTCCATACAAAACATCAAGCATATGACCGTCGCGAGCCGAAGGCGCGCGGTTACTAAAACGTAGGAGCACATACGCCGAGTTTTGTATGGACACAGATAGGCGCGTATTTATATGGTGCCCCCCGCGGCGACGGTGCGCCCCTCACCTCTCGTACaattcgtaagaaataattattgttcttacatactcactcgctattggtagaaaagccaatgttttgatttgtacataattttcttaaagaaattTATTCTTGTTATAGCCCTTCCGATTGGTAAAccggtaattaaattgtaactcacattataaccaatgaaattggattataatgtgagttacacatttgaaactttttattggagacgaatttttgtaaatattgtttattggttattaataattgtcatttttgtatatatatctgtgtaaatttcaaataaaatcattccacCTGAAGCATCAACAAGTTTATTACGATACTCAAGAAACCTCCGAAATAGTTAGGGAAGCAAGAGCCCCTacagcactatgtacgtgttaat encodes the following:
- the LOC126779829 gene encoding uncharacterized protein LOC126779829, with translation MRELSAGMITNEGLRIEWLNHLPTQIRVVLSVNTESSLDTLAAMADKMAEYSEPAMIAAVSTATTTTNDAVSTQIAMLSKQLEKLSLEINEIRGRSTHRQYRGYRSQSRPRSNSNSTRNKSSVKPGDATWECKYHYRFGDKAKRCESPCCRRNKALN